A single genomic interval of Eurosta solidaginis isolate ZX-2024a chromosome 3, ASM4086904v1, whole genome shotgun sequence harbors:
- the MED16 gene encoding mediator of RNA polymerase II transcription subunit 16 has translation MTIIYKVQRDTTGNTNKHIICSISCRNIIAYSILQDLEAGSQIYVCDLISPWQSYVVTSSKNVLRVLEWSSNGELLLAGYNNGLVVVFTSDKILNSWFSLYKIYFPGEDIISATFFHSGKSVFFHSQKKDLPNYADKFERLEYRPTVESFGSAPAEGAIIITSSGLIGVFITPHMKYNEATPQVIELKAVTQSIGLSRFFISLCSMSHRPAGHLNVAVTYSCRPKIVYCFKVGINMDNENIFIKSEALPSIFFNALNYKQISHIDWINSNKEDILVIGYNTMDGSLLEQWHLSKKHQAVHKLLQKNKGDFVQSETWENIAKVHFPAPMSEVRSSKLLTQNSQIFIVFKDNTVQIVEPGLKKVVLTISDRSMTDDRHNQKFLSGDITYMNQILVLFDNQGQMYAMQVANPMADKNYKLNTLSLQTSLLEYCIITGIDASDILMLNLGHLDILIEKLTENFTKQSTITRHFYYSNFLCLKSNMCRIQSRQQDFDNLIILHTISITFKTLLRPAELTCQDKGPGENISLILSDPAADIDNILYSLDGKGKDFAVEPLTLQSLQQLIQWVFDLALNILNKLPNEVIKAKMNKKQGYDISRDSVAINSIRELLVMTRIWGLVNLQCLPTYTKSVENIDVLATVFRLLTRLAQNTSEPDDFLLDECSLLSTQVLIPHRQFSNPSTLLNNHLSLYKSHPFIFVTAIEPSWLKDINYEEVVFATDTVDGVSNLHLGAKASALRCCVRCGLINSLQNIAKTAAMKAWCQRWLYCHCGGFWKKI, from the coding sequence ATGACTATTATTTACAAGGTTCAAAGAGACACCACTGGAAATACCAATAAGCATATAATTTGCAGTATTTCTTGCCGAAATATTATTGCATACAGCATTTTACAAGATTTGGAAGCAGGAAGCCAGATATACGTATGTGACCTTATATCTCCATGGCAGTCATACGTCGTAACGAGCTCGAAGAACGTATTAAGAGTTTTGGAATGGAGTAGTAATGGCGAGCTCTTGTTAGCTGGTTACAACAATGGACTAGTCGTTGTGTTTACTTCGGACAAAATTTTGAATTCGTGGTTTTCACTATACAAAATATACTTCCCCGGTGAGGATATTATATCAGCAACTTTTTTCCACAGCGGCAAAAGCGTTTTTTTTCATAGCCAAAAGAAGGACTTGCCAAATTATGCTGATAAATTCGAGCGTTTAGAATATCGACCGACTGTAGAAAGCTTTGGAAGTGCCCCTGCTGAGGGCGCTATCATTATTACATCATCAGGTTTAATAGGAGTATTCATAACTCCtcatatgaaatataatgaagcAACGCCCCAAGTAATTGAGCTCAAAGCTGTTACTCAGAGTATCGGACTTTCACGCTTTTTTATCTCTCTATGCAGCATGTCGCATCGTCCTGCTGGACACTTAAACGTTGCCGTCACCTATAGTTGTAGACCAAAAATTGTCTATTGTTTCAAAGTTGGGATAAATATGGATAacgaaaatatatttataaaatccGAAGCACTTCCCAGCATATTTTTTAACGctcttaattataaacaaatatctcACATAGACTGGATTAATTCGAATAAAGAGGATATATTGGTTATCGGCTACAATACGATGGATGGAAGTTTGCTCGAGCAGTGGCATTTGAGTAAGAAGCACCAAGCAGTACACAAGCTTCTTCAAAAAAATAAGGGAGATTTTGTTCAAAGCGAAACTTGGGAAAATATAGCAAAAGTGCACTTTCCCGCTCCCATGTCAGAAGTTCGTAGCTCTAAATTGCTAACTCAGAACTCACAAATATTCATAGTCTTTAAGGATAATACAGTCCAAATAGTTGAACCAGGACTAAAAAAAGTAGTATTGACAATATCAGATCGTTCAATGACAGATGATCGCCACAACCAAAAGTTTCTTTCAGGTGATATAACATATATGAATCAAATACTTGTACTTTTTGATAATCAAGGCCAAATGTATGCAATGCAAGTAGCAAATCCTATGGCAGACAAAAATTATAAGCTGAACACATTATCTTTACAAACGTCGCTTTTGGAATACTGCATAATTACTGGTATTGATGCAAGCGATATACTTATGCTAAATTTGGGGCACCTGGATATACTTATTGAGAAATTAAcggaaaattttacaaaacaatCAACGATTACACGCCATTTTTACTATTCAAATTTTCTTTGCCTAAAAAGTAATATGTGCAGAATACAATCAAGGCAGCAAGATTTTGATAATTTAATCATTTTACATACAATATCAATAACATTTAAAACTCTACTACGACCTGCAGAACTTACTTGTCAAGACAAAGGTCCTGGTGAGAATATATCTTTGATACTGTCGGATCCAGCTGCTGATATCGATAACATTTTATATAGTTTAGATGGTAAAGGCAAAGACTTTGCCGTTGAACCTCTTACATTACAAAGTTTGCAGCAACTTATACAGTGGGTATTTGATTTAGCATTAAATATCTTAAATAAACTTCCCAATGAAGTAATTAAAGCGAAAATGAATAAAAAGCAGGGATATGATATAAGCAGAGATAGTGTCGCTATTAACAGTATTCGAGAATTATTAGTTATGACTCGGATTTGGGGCCTTGTAAATCTTCAGTGTTTACCAACTTATACGAAATCAGTAGAAAATATTGATGTACTTGCTACTGTGTTTCGCCTTCTAACTCGTCTCGCTCAAAATACATCAGAACCCGACGATTTTTTATTAGACGAATGTAGTCTTTTATCAACCCAGGTATTGATTCCTCATAGGCAGTTCAGTAACCCGTCTACTTTATTAAACAACCATCTCTCACTCTACAAGTCGCACCCATTTATTTTTGTGACGGCTATAGAGCCGAGCTGGCTGAAGGACATCAATTATGAGGAAGTAGTATTTGCAACTGATACAGTAGACGGAGTAAGTAATCTGCATTTGGGAGCTAAAGCCAGCGCACTTCGATGTTGTGTTAGATGCGGTTTGATAAATAGCCTACAAAATATAGCAAAAACTGCAGCTATGAAGGCATGGTGTCAAAGATGGTTGTATTGTCATTGTGGCGGTTTCTGGAAGAAAATCTGA